AGAATCACTTTCTCCTGTAAGTTAGACTCCAGCAAGATTACTACTATTCCAAGTGAGACAGGAGCACAACATCAAACTGGATGGCAAATCTTATATACACATTCTTACCATCTCATTTGACTGTCTTTTAACCATGTTGTTAGGCACATTCTGCAAAAACTTTATATACACTTATTCATGTTGCCCTAAGGCTGCATTTAACAGGTTCCAAAGTAATCATTGCTTAATCTGCAGAGTGTTGAACAGCAATGATTACTTATCGCTATGGCATCTAGCAGATAATTGTTAAAATCCTTCCTGAAAAGCTATAAGCTGGTTATTGTATGTCAACAATGTCTGTAGGCAAGCTGCCATTCCGGATTAGATGATGAAACCTGTGCAACGGAAGACAGGTAGCAGAGTTTGCCTTTGGCTCTGACCACTCACCTCCTGTCGAGTGAATCAGGAAGCAAAGTATCCTGTGCTTGTCCCACATCCACCAAACGTTTGTCTCATGGATTAGATAGGAGAGGAAGTCCTTTTAGATGTAAAAGCCTGATGCTTTCTTGCCAGTGGTTACTTTGGAGCTTTGTCTGGTCTTGGACCATGCCCTCATGCTCATCACCCACCTCATGAAGACAAATTTGGGCCTTAGACAAAAGGAAAAGTCAATAATTTACAGTAAATCAGCTTCCCTTTAATTATAATGATGTAGAAGTGGGTTTTGCACCTGAATTCAAGCATGCTCATCTCTTGGATTATTACCGATGATTCACGCTCCTTCAGCCTCCACAAGAGCACTAAGGTCTTTATTGAACAAGTATGAAGGCATCCTCCCTGGCCTGAACAAACTCTTGAAAAGAGCTGATGATCTCATGGTAGGTATGACGGGACAAGCAAAGGAGAGGGAAGGTGATCGAAGAAGTGGGGGAACCTGCCAAGTCTTTCCAGAAAAGGGATTGTGTTCTGAAGAGATGTTATCATTATGCGTTACTGTGCAACAGTTACAGAAAAGCTCAGGAAATGAAACACAGACCGGACTGCAGAGTTCACTGACTGTATTAGGCTTCTCCCTTGCTAGAACTACATTCCTTGCAGAAATAGAAAGACTTCCAATCCACACGGGCTAGAGCCATCTCAAAGATAAAACCTAGGTCAACCAAAAATGTACTTCAGAATCAAGCCATCTTAGACTTTATGGCAATGGACAAGGAAATTCTGGGTAGGGTGGAAATTCTGATTGAACTgaaaatgttgggtttttttgccatcAGAAGAAACATCATATTTCAGTTGTGTATGCAGGCAGTTATTTACTTCTTGAGCCATCGGCAAAGTGCCCCAAATGTACTGAACAccaaaaagctttctgaaataactAAACATTATGGATTAAAAATAAGTAGGAAGCTAAAAGAAGATGCCAATTCATGAGTAAGTGGCTCTGCTGCCAACATGGTAAAGCATGGCCACTTCTGCAACCAGAAGGACACAGGGGAGAGATGCAGCAAGCAGCATATTTAGTTCACTTTGATGTCTCTCACCCAGTGCTGAGATATCCATTTACATCTGTCTGCCAGACTGGCCTTCAGCATGACTCAAAGGAAGGCTCCTACTCACTGCTTTTCAAGCATAAATGAGAGGTCTTAAGTCTTCAGACACTAGAGTCCTAAGCATTAGCATGGAGACACTGTAAAATATACCAGAGAACAGCTGGGAGAGCTGACGGAAAGCCTAGGTCTGTAATCAATTGATTTCAATTTCACTGGCAGGATCTTATCAGGCATTTTCCCTACTCATCATGTATATTTGCTTTAATGAAGAAGGCTTAAATTCTGCCTAATTCTGCATAACACTAATATCACAGACAAAAGTCCATGCTCGGCATATATAATCACTGTACTATTACAGTGCTCTGAAGATGGAAAGTACCACACAAGTGTTAGGCATTTATTTTCTATCATTACTATCATGCTATACAATTACAGCTTTTATCTGTGAAATGTGGACAAATTATCACATCCAAGAGACGGACAAACTTTACTTTTGGGCAGCGTTTTTCAAGCTTTTTGCACGATGCACGCATGACAAGACAAGCCTACATAGCATTCAGCAAGGAATTACAGAAGCAAGTCCTCAGTGGATAATTGTGAATCTTTAatgggcaataaaaaaaaaaaaaaaggaaaatcaagaaTGTCTGTGAAAGGTATTTcatcagctgagacacagagagaAATATGTAGGACATGCTAGTGTCAAACGTAATACATAATAACAAGAATACTTACCGTGAATAATGTTTAAAATGAATATCATGCTTCTTGTCTTTAAAGCTCTGTGTTAGCATCAGGCATTTGTTTGTACAACGCTTTGAGAAGGAGGATTACCATTATTATTGTTTCCATCCTACAAAGCATGAAATCGAGACGCAGAGAGACTGAGCGATTTGCCTAGAGTGatttgcaatgctggaatcggaACTCTGGAGATTATGGTTTCTTCACAGAGGTGGAGATCAGTTTTGGTACAGCAAATAACGTGCAGAAAATTTGGAATGATATTTTAGTCCATAGTGAGATATGAAAATACTTTTGCAGATAGCAGATACAAGAATTTTCCATAGGTGAAACACAAAAATTCAGCTGAGAATGAGCAGACAGGACCTAGGGCTGCTTGTAGTTCTCACTGCTATCTCAGGGGCCTTCTAAGAAAGACCTCCTTGCCTTAGGCCACCACTGCACAGGCTGAAGGGACATACGCAAGTCCCAGTCGGATGCCCTGCATGCCAGACGTTGCCTGCCTTTCTGTTTTCTACCTTGGCACTCCCTGGTGGTTGCTTCAAGCCCAGACCTGTGCGTGGGCTTGCAGTCGCACCGGTGGATGGACAGCAACTTGGGCTCCAGCAAGACGGACACAAGATTCAGGGTTGTGTGTGAGTCACTACGTGTCTGGGCGAAGCTCTCTTGGACGTGAAAACAACTATTGACTCAGGGAATATTTGTAATAATGTGAAATGTTGGATCTCCCTCTTGGGGGCACGTTATCCTTTATGCACTATATATCTGTCAGCTTAACAGACAGTCTTAAACCTTAAAATATCCCGAGACTACAAAAGGACACCCTCCAGCTAAATCCAATCCTTCCTTTTAATTTTCATTGCCCTTTTGAACCTGGAACATCCCTTAGGAATAATGCCACAGTGCCCATCCTCTACTACCCTCCTGCTCTTCTTTTTAAAGTGGAATACAAGAAACAAATACGAGGCTGAAGCATAACTcccttctttctattttttaCAAAGCTCATTAAATGGGAACAGCACCTTTGCCTTGGGAAGGCTTTTCTGCTCATTTGTTACTTGAAGTAATAATTTTTGCTTGTCAGGCCTGCACTGCTATTTCTGAAATGCCTGCTGGGAAACCTTTCTAAGCCGTCATTTCTTTCCTTCACATACCCCTTGGGGCACCACGTTGCCTGCAAGGGGCTCTGAAGTCAGCCGAGGACAGCTCAGCAGAGGCATTGCCCATGGCTGGCTACAAGGCTGCGGTTAGCAGCTTTCCTGCTGCAGACTCCGGTCTGGAAGCCAATAAAAAGTTGATTCTGGAAAGCGCCTTCCATTATGCATGAAGATACCATCATTAACAGACATCCtcataaaaacaagaaaatctcttttaataaaataaagactGTAACTGCTGGTATGTCCCTAGGCATGCTCTGAACCAGTGCCtgctgtaaaagcaagagctggttttcataaatatttcaaattttggaaataaaagaacCTCATGAAGAACAAATCCAACAAAATGATGACAGAAATCACTATTCTCCttataaaagctttttaaatcTAATTCACCAATGACTACAGAGACCTATAGCAAGGTTTGAAGTTCAAAAAGGAAGGAGCAAACCTTGaattgaaaaaaattgtttcataaacattttaatttttctcactGGAAAGTGAAAGATTGTATAAATCTCAGTTAAATGTAAactcattattatttttacaactctttgatgaaaaaaaagacagatcctGACCAGTTCTGCTCCTGATTGACTGTTGCTCCAGCAGTGAGAGCGGCGGCAGGGCTGGGTTAGTGAGCACCATGGCAGAAGTGCTTGAGTCTGACCATGCCACAGCCTCCACTCAGGATGTCACCACCAATGATACACGCCATGGCACCGTGGCATAGGCTTCACCTGCTAATTATGGATATAACAAAGGACGGACATAGACAGAATCCGCACCACATTTAAGGTGTTATGGATTTGCAGTGTCAAGACAAAATCAGAACTAATGAACTTACCCAAACGGCATAAGTAATATTTCTGAAACTTCCTGGACCTGACACATCCCTTATGTGATGTGTCCAAGTGACCTGGATGCCAAAGACAATGCTAAACAATAAATGGGTAAAAGTCAGCCAATATTAGCATGGCTGtattaataataaaatgaaagattCGTAcgacaaaacattttaattattttccttcttcctcaaTTCAGCATTCCAAGTCTAAAAGGTAGgtttaatatctttttttaatgatcttttcTAGTCTTTTTTCTAATTATAACACATTTCCCCTAGCTTGTATTTGGAAAACTTCCATAATGCTAACCGAATCTGGGTCAGACCTATAAAGGATCAAGCTGCTTCTGAAATTCTCCATGTTAGTCTTTTAGAAATTTTATGAGACATCTTATGCATCTGGCCTCTTTTGGCAGTGAATATTTATAGCTAACTGCAACATCTGATACTCAAGAAACacccttttctcttttattttggaTAAAAATTTAAAAGTTTTGTCTACTCttgaaagcagcagaagaaatataATGGAATCTTTCCCCTGAAAGGGGGCATTTCGATGCATGCAAGAGAAAGAGGAGTAACAAAAAATCTCTTGTAAACTCAAGTGCAAGTTACTTTCCTGTGTTCTCCAAGGGAAGAGCATGTCAAGGTCTAACAACTCAGACCCTGACTGGTTCTCACTCAACTGACCACCACACAAAAAGAGCAGATCCTCACTATTACGCACTTATAGTTATGCAGCACAGTCCAGAGTCTTCTCGCCTCAGCAGCACAACAGCTCTGCCCCGGGATCCGCGGGGCATCCTAGCAGCTGGTCACAACTGAGCCAAACAAGCCTTGTCAGATAGGACCATAGACAGCTTTCCCACAGCTTTCACTTTCCGGGTAGACTTGCGCACATCAGGATTGGATAATTACTATGATGTTTCATACCCTGGGCACTCTCAGATATCGTCGTTTTCGTGTCACTGTTGTTTGGTTGTCATCACAAGTCAAACCTGATGATTCAGGAAGTAAGATTTTTGATGTAGTTTTGAAACATGCTTTTGTTAACCAAAGCATCTTTCTGTTGTGGGATTTCTGGAGACAAACACCTTTGAGGAAATAGTTCAggctcagaaaaaaatagaactaGCCAGGTCACAAGAAGGAAGAATAAGCAGTCTTGCCCCGGTGGTGGCATCCACTACGAAAGGTATAAATAGAGAACTGTGAGGACAGAGTGATCACAATCTGATCCCACACCAATCTGTGCAGCTTGCTGTGGGCTCTGTGTTAGATCCTCCGTTGCTCTCACAATGAGTTGTGCCATCAGGCAGGTCATTACTACCTGTTCCCAAGGCAGAAGCAGCGCTGGCAGCTCTGCTGCCGGTAACGAAAGAAGGGtttcctctgcctcctctgcaagaCAGGCTGCTTATGACTTAGGTGGTGCAGCTGGCAATTTTTCTGGTGGCAGTTTAAGTGAGGGATTAATGGGGAAGCAACTGAATGCTGGCAGCGGTACGGGTGGAAGCTTTGGAGCTACCCAGCAGGCTTGTCCTACCTTTGGATTCAGCGGTGGAAGCATTTGCACTCGAGGCCTTGGTGGTGGATTCACCAGAGCTAATGCTGGTTGTGGTGAGGGGATCTTACTCGCTAACAATGAAAAGGCGACTATGCAGAACCTTAATGATCGCTTGGCCTCCTACCTGGACAAGGTGCGACTCCTGGAGGGAGAAAACACTGATCTTGAGTGCAAAATCAGGGAGTGGTATGCTAAAGTAGGCCCCAGCTGTGAACCACGGGACTACAGCTGTTTTCATAAAGAAATTGATGATCTTCAAAACCAGGTAAATCATTATTTTTCAAGTAAATGCTAATATTTCTTTGGGCTTCCCTTTGATGTGTGGATAGACCAAATTCAAATGGCAGAGGCAATACCTAGGTCTGTGGAGGTGCACGCGAAGCAATGGTTTATACAAAACTCTGACAATTTGCAAGAGGAGAGCTGTGTACTTCCAGGGAATGGAAGCTGCAGCACAGCCTGCTCAAACAAACTAGCCTGTAGATCTCCCCAGTGAAATGCCACTGGTTTTAACAGATTAATAATCCCAATACATGAAATCATTATAAAATAACTGGGCTGCATTATTGCAGGTAGGTGTTTTCTCCAGGGCCTTTCTGCAGCTGGAGGAAGCTGCATGCCCAAATGTCTGTTCTGCGTTTTCTTTTCCAGATCCTGTGTGCAGCTATGGAAGCTAACAAAATTGTTCTGAATATTGATAACAACAGGATGACTGCAGATGACTTCAGAGTGAAGTGAGTACAGCCCTGTGCTCGCCCGAGCTGTTCACGCTGCCCACAGAAGGGCAGGGGAGAGATGTTGGTGGGGAAATCCTAACACTGTTGGGGGCAACAAAGATGTTGCCTGCAATGCTGCCATATTAAAACGCATATCTATGTCAAGGCACGGGCATCATTAACAGTGTTCATCACATAGCATGCCTGAAGTGAAAGAAGTACTTAGTCCTAATTTTTTTCCACAAGCTCAACTCACAGGTAAAGTAAGTGGGCAAAGCTGGTCTCTGTCGAGCAAGCACACTCCCGATTTGAAATACCTGTTCAGAAACacagctggagagcagcaagGGCCTTGCCACAGCGTGCCGACACGCTGACTTTTCTTTGTTGTCTGTGGCTTAAGGTATGAGACTGAATGCAGTCTCCGGCAAAACGTGGATGCAGATCTTTGTAACTTACGCCCCATCCTGGATCAGCTGGCCAGCTGCAAGACTGATTTGCAGTTACAGTTTGAGGCCTTGACCGAAGAGATGTGCTGTCTCAAGACAAACCACGaggaggtgagattccccttactcttaaagaaataagaaaaaaggaggaaagtgcCCCCTGAGCGTGCCTAGCATTGACACGGTGCACGTATTCCTGCAGGAAATGAGCTGTCTGAGGAAACAAGCGACTGGCAATGTGAGCGTGGAGGTCAACGCTTGTCCTGGCCCGGACCTCAGGAAGATCCTGGAGGACTTGAGGTGCCAGTATGAAACCCTGATGGAGCGCAACCGCAAAGAGACTGAGCAGTGGTATGCCTGCAAGGTACTAGACACAGCCACAGCTGTACCCTGCTCCGCCTGttgggggaaaagggaaaaatgagagaGCTTAAGAACACATACTGGAGATGTTTTAATATCAGCAATTCCGTCGAGGATGTGCTCAGCATCTAACTACACTGTCCAAGTACAGTGCTCTTCTGTTCATGGCAGAAGGGCCACTGCATGGTGTTACAGGGTCATAATGGACTAAACGGTGGGGCTTTGGATTTGGGGATACCCAGTACGCTGCAGCGCATGCAGAAGCAGCAAGGTGAAGTGCTCTGGAGGAGTGAGGAGCCAGATGCTGCGGTGCGGTGAGGTGAGGAGTGTTCTTTTCTAACTTTTCAGGTAGAGGAGGTGAACCTGGAGGTCATCACAAGCAGCCAGGAGATAGAGTCAAACAACAAACAGGTCACTGAACTGAGACGTCAGCTGCAGGCCTTGCAAATCAATGTACAAGCCCAGCTCAACATGGTAAGTGATGCCATTGACGTTCGTATCTCAAACTCCCCAGCTCTGTTTAGAAAGCTGCACGATTGGGGTCATACAGCTGAGAAACACTGaatgaacacattttagtatGATTTCTCAGCTAAAAAGTCCCAGCTTCCTGCGACCAGATGGGCTAAGCCTACAAGCATACCCAAGGTGCCTTTTTCTTGTTTCCATCCTCAGAAAGAAAATCTGGAATCCTCTTTGGCAGAAACTGAATGTCACTACAACAAATACCTTGCTGAGCTACAGAGCCAGATCTCCTGTGTGGAGCAACGGCTGGCTGAAATACGAGCAGAAATGGAGTGCCAGAACCAAGAATACAAGACCCTACTGGACGTCAAGTGCCGTTTGGAGCAGGAGATTCAGACCTACCACTGCCTGCTGGAAGGGGGACAGCAGGATATTGTGTATGCAGACTACAGACAAACCCGGGCATAGTAAAATCTCCCTACTTTGACTTATAGAGATATGAAAATTTGTCATATAAGTGGTAGAAATAGCACTGTGCTGTACTGACCTGTTACCAGACAGGGCTCATAAGGAGATCACGAAGCATTTGAAAATTTGGCTCTGATAAGCATCCAGGGTGTAAGCCAAAGATCATTCCCTCTTTGGGCAGCAAAGACAGCCGGGAGTGCCCCTCAATGCCTGTCCTCTGCGCTGTGCAGCATCTCAGATCATTAAAGGGTGCTTTTCACTACGAGCTGGGCAAGGTCTTTTATGAAAAGTGGCATTTAACTAAGTTTTATTGCCTTTGCCACTGCTAGACAGGATTAGGGACTGGCAGTTAAATTAACTGAAACAATAAATTATCTAAACATTTTCAGTCTCACTCAacaattttaattaaagttttggGAAATTTAATTTGTATGCAAAGCAGTTGGCTCTTCCCATTGACTGAGATTTTGAAACAGTGAGGCCTGCTGTTCATCTCATAAATGGCTGCATACACATAAAACCGGCTTGAGCACCCACCTGCTCCAACAGTTTGGAAAAAGAGGTATTTTAATGACAGTGCCCTGAGGTGGGCTCTCATGGGCTCTCCAGTCCTAAATTAGCAGTGCGAAAAATCAGTTCCTGTTCCAAAATGCTGGTTGCAATGGATGAGATGACAGTGTTAGAGCTGCTCTCAGAGCCTCAGGCAATCCGGAGTGTTAAGACGGAAGGGCAATAGCTGTCAGGTGGGcaagcgggagggagggaggatgccctgATTGCTGCTTTTAACGACTCTCACAGTTCAAAGGGGGAAGGGGAACCTTGACTGTGCCTTACCCCCCCTGCTAGGTCAATAGTAGCTGAAGACAGGCAGCTACAGCCGATGCTACAAGTAGCTCCAGGTCACGGGGCAGTTCCCCAGGGTGCGACTGACGGGCGCTTTGGTCAGCAGAGCTGTCTCCCTTCCACAGAGGGCCAGTGGGAAGAGGAGCCCCTGCAACGTCAGCTGGGAGAAGCGGTGGCCTTAAAGCCAGCCTGTGTCAGCCATGCCTGCCCTAAGCCTGTTTGCTCCGGGTGTGGATGTACAAGGTGAGGTGTCCTCTAGAAGCCTGTAAGTGTGACCATGAGTTGCTTCTTTGGTCCTGCTATTTACTTGGGGAAGAGGAGCATGAGAGATCTCCAAGCTCTTCTGGCATGGTAAAGAGGGGCTGGAGACGGTTTCTTTTTCCTGGACGGAGTCAGCGCAGGGAGTCAGACATGCAGGACGGCGGCTGTGGTTGCTGGTGGTAGAGCACAGTGATTAACTGGGCTACAGTGGGCAGCAGCGGGGAAGGGTGCACCTACGGGACATGTACGAACTTACATGTAGAAAAGATTTTTGATACTGGGGGATTACCAGTAACAGATATGTTTAAATAAGCCCTTCAGCACAACACAAAAATGAAAGACTGGTGGGGGAACTGAGCAAGGGGGAACTCGGGAGAAAGACAAAGGAGTATGTGGAGGAAAGCCCCGAGAAAGCAATGCTTCCTTCCTGCTCTCCCTCTGCAGGTCACTGCAGACAAGAGCTTCCCTGCCAATCCCACTGCAATTCCTCTAAGGAGGTGACCCGAAGAACAAACCCTTTGGAAAAAGCAAGGCAAAAATAACCTGATAGTCCTCAGTTCTGCTTATGGCACCGGCTGGAAGGGACTTTGCAAGGAGggctgccttcctgcctgccactCTGCCTGCTGCCTTCATCCTGCCATGCTGTTTTGATCCAGCCACTGATCCTTACTTGGGCTAATTTGTACTGCAGTCGGTCGTCTAATAACTACCAAAGCTTGTCTCTAATAAATCTTGTGCCTGAGAAACGATTTCTTCAAGTAAATTATTATACGagtattaaaaaaattgttaCGTGGATAATTACATTTATCATACAATTTTGGCTAGAAATCCACTTTAGGTCAGAGCTTCCACAAAGCAAaccttacaaagaaaaaaagaaaaatattttgcaatgttCCCATCCGCCACActgtttccactgacttcagtggctgCAGGAAGGTGAAGAATGGGAAAAGCTGATGCCGTGGAAAGGCACGTTTGCTACCAGAGAAGGAAGCATAAGCTAAGACATGAAGTCGAAGGTGATGAGGAACAAGATATTCAGGGAGCTTGGAGAGAGCACAGGGAAGGAGCTTCAAGGCAGTCTGACTGACGATCATTCACTGAAAGAAACTTCTGAGGGAATATTGAGTTTTCATTAAAGTAGGTGTgtgtataatataatataatacaaaACAACACAATAAAATCAAGAATAACAAGTTTTTCCAAATAATACT
This portion of the Apteryx mantelli isolate bAptMan1 chromosome 28, bAptMan1.hap1, whole genome shotgun sequence genome encodes:
- the LOC106487603 gene encoding keratin, type I cytoskeletal 13-like is translated as MSCAIRQVITTCSQGRSSAGSSAAGNERRVSSASSARQAAYDLGGAAGNFSGGSLSEGLMGKQLNAGSGTGGSFGATQQACPTFGFSGGSICTRGLGGGFTRANAGCGEGILLANNEKATMQNLNDRLASYLDKVRLLEGENTDLECKIREWYAKVGPSCEPRDYSCFHKEIDDLQNQILCAAMEANKIVLNIDNNRMTADDFRVKYETECSLRQNVDADLCNLRPILDQLASCKTDLQLQFEALTEEMCCLKTNHEEEMSCLRKQATGNVSVEVNACPGPDLRKILEDLRCQYETLMERNRKETEQWYACKVEEVNLEVITSSQEIESNNKQVTELRRQLQALQINVQAQLNMKENLESSLAETECHYNKYLAELQSQISCVEQRLAEIRAEMECQNQEYKTLLDVKCRLEQEIQTYHCLLEGGQQDIVGPVGRGAPATSAGRSGGLKASLCQPCLP